Proteins encoded by one window of uncultured Bacteroides sp.:
- a CDS encoding NAD-dependent epimerase/dehydratase family protein, whose translation MDLLFTGASGFLGINIKPILDLNYNITTVGMSPDDDYQVDLSKAIPSFSEIYDVVIHAAGMAHFVPESKEEYEIFFNVNYQGTVNLCRALERVGVPGALIFISSVAVYGIDSGENITEEHPLNGTSPYALSKIKAEEFLIDWCRCKNVILGIIRPSLLAGPNPPGNLGDMIKAIDKGKYLSIGRGRARKSVLMVQDIANLISKLAEKGGIYNVCDNYQPTFRELEYLIASQLGKKVPLSVPYWVARLMAWVGDCIGNKAPINSMKMNKITENLTFSSEKAQKELCWKPMEVISCFKIR comes from the coding sequence ATGGACCTTCTTTTTACAGGTGCTTCAGGATTTCTGGGAATTAATATCAAGCCTATATTAGACCTGAATTATAATATAACGACTGTAGGGATGTCTCCGGATGATGATTATCAGGTTGATTTATCGAAAGCAATTCCTTCGTTTAGTGAGATTTATGACGTTGTTATTCATGCCGCAGGAATGGCTCATTTTGTACCTGAATCTAAAGAAGAATATGAGATATTTTTCAATGTAAATTATCAGGGAACGGTTAATTTGTGCAGGGCACTGGAGAGAGTGGGTGTACCGGGAGCATTGATATTTATAAGTTCTGTGGCTGTTTACGGAATAGATTCCGGTGAAAATATTACTGAAGAACATCCTCTGAACGGAACTTCTCCTTATGCATTGAGCAAAATAAAAGCTGAAGAATTTCTTATCGATTGGTGTAGATGTAAAAATGTGATATTGGGAATTATACGTCCTTCGCTGTTAGCCGGACCAAATCCTCCAGGTAATCTTGGGGATATGATAAAGGCGATTGATAAAGGCAAATATCTGAGTATTGGCAGAGGGAGAGCACGCAAGAGTGTATTGATGGTACAGGATATAGCGAACTTAATCTCAAAATTAGCTGAAAAGGGAGGAATATACAATGTATGCGACAATTATCAACCGACTTTCCGAGAATTGGAATACCTGATTGCTTCCCAGCTAGGAAAGAAAGTACCATTATCTGTTCCTTACTGGGTTGCCAGGTTGATGGCCTGGGTTGGTGATTGTATAGGAAATAAGGCTCCTATAAATTCAATGAAAATGAATAAGATAACAGAAAATCTGACTTTCTCAAGTGAGAAGGCTCAAAAGGAGCTTTGTTGGAAACCAATGGAGGTGATTAGCTGTTTTAAGATTAGATAG
- a CDS encoding glycosyltransferase family 4 protein produces MEKRKLWIVTELFYPEETSTSYILTKIANKLVEKYEVNVVCGPATYDADKKEKSSGSFLSLNEEIKLLRLWGISLNKNNLPARILKLVMLSLRMAFYLFGKVKHGDKVFIVTNPAPLLIFVSWIKRLKKFHLVILVHDVFPENTIPARIFKSSETDLYKLLRKMFNSAYTKADLLLVIGRDMKEIMVRKLIGYKRQPKVEVIENWAETDLIYPLRREKSDLEKYKLLDKIVIQYAGNIGRVQGLVELLEIINEVRNPTLHFCFWGNGALKEEMVEYVNKHKMTDVSFYGNYSRESQNDVLNCCDMAIVTLSDGMYGLAVPSKAYNIMAAGKPILFIGDGDSEIGRMVRENNLGHCFVPSDRDGIKRFFNELSFDKIEILNGMGKRSYGLAISSFSEKNILDRFLSFV; encoded by the coding sequence ATGGAAAAAAGAAAGCTTTGGATTGTGACAGAATTATTCTATCCGGAAGAAACATCAACATCGTATATTCTCACGAAAATAGCAAATAAACTGGTTGAAAAGTATGAGGTGAATGTGGTTTGTGGGCCTGCTACTTATGATGCGGATAAGAAAGAGAAGAGTAGTGGTTCTTTTCTTTCTCTGAATGAAGAGATAAAGTTGTTAAGGTTATGGGGTATATCTCTGAATAAGAATAATCTGCCAGCAAGGATTTTGAAGCTTGTGATGTTGAGTTTGCGGATGGCATTTTATTTGTTTGGTAAGGTAAAGCATGGAGATAAGGTGTTTATTGTGACTAATCCGGCTCCCCTTCTCATTTTTGTTTCCTGGATCAAGAGGCTGAAAAAGTTCCATCTTGTGATTCTGGTCCATGATGTGTTTCCTGAGAATACAATTCCAGCCCGGATATTTAAATCATCGGAGACTGATTTGTATAAGCTGCTCAGAAAAATGTTCAATTCAGCTTACACAAAAGCTGATTTACTGCTAGTAATAGGTCGTGATATGAAAGAAATTATGGTTAGAAAGCTGATTGGATACAAGCGTCAGCCCAAGGTTGAGGTTATTGAGAATTGGGCTGAAACGGATTTGATTTATCCTTTAAGACGTGAAAAATCTGATCTGGAAAAATATAAATTACTTGATAAAATAGTGATTCAGTATGCTGGAAATATAGGGAGGGTACAGGGACTTGTTGAACTGCTTGAGATTATAAATGAAGTTAGAAATCCGACATTACATTTTTGTTTCTGGGGCAATGGAGCTTTGAAGGAAGAAATGGTAGAGTATGTGAACAAGCACAAGATGACGGATGTTTCTTTTTATGGGAACTATAGCCGTGAATCTCAGAATGATGTGTTGAATTGTTGTGATATGGCTATTGTAACTTTATCTGACGGAATGTATGGTCTTGCTGTTCCTTCGAAAGCATACAATATAATGGCGGCAGGCAAACCGATACTTTTTATAGGTGATGGTGATAGTGAAATTGGAAGGATGGTGCGTGAGAATAATCTGGGACATTGTTTTGTTCCATCTGACAGGGATGGAATAAAGAGGTTCTTTAATGAACTTTCCTTTGATAAGATAGAGATACTGAATGGTATGGGCAAAAGATCGTATGGTTTGGCTATTTCTTCTTTTTCGGAAAAAAATATTCTTGACCGGTTCTTATCTTTTGTGTGA